Genomic window (Dictyoglomus thermophilum H-6-12):
TTTTTATTAAATCATCGGTGATATCTTCTGGGTATATATTGCTTGCTGCAGAATGTGGTAAATGAAAGATAAATTTCCTTTCCCCATTAGAAAAATAAGTTACAAAGGCAATTCCAGTGATATATTGGTTGGTTTTCTTTATTAAGCTAGTTTCTACACCATCTCTTTTCAGTCTCTCAAATACATTTTTACCAAAGTCGTCCTCTCCTACGCACCCTAAGATTCCTCCTTTAAGTCCAAGTTTTACTACTTGGTCAATAAAGATTGCAGGAGCACCACTTGGATATGGTCCTAAAAATTCTCCAGGGCTTAGGAAGTCTTGATCAATATTTTTTGCCATTATTTCTAAAAGAATCTCACCTATAGTTAACACATCAAGTTCCATTTTTCTACTCCCCTTTAATGTCAATTATCACTTTAAAATATTCTTCTTTATACTTTAGTATATCTTCAAAAGCCTCAGAGACTTTATCAAAAGGATATAGGTGGGTAATCAAAGCTTCATAATTTAATTGGTTTTTTCTTAATAGGTCAATAGCAATGAGATAATCATCTTTTGTATACATTAAGGATCCCTTTAGGTTCAATTCTCTATCCTGAATATAAATGAGTTTTGCTGTAGAAATCTCCTTTGGTACTCCCATAAGGATAATGTCAGTTCCCTTTCTTGCGTATTCAATGGCCATATTTATGGTTTGATCTACTCCTACACATTCAAATACTAAGTCAGGTCCTTCTTGGGTAAAGAGGTTTGAATTTAATTCTTCTGGTTTTATAGTAATTATTCCAGGGCATAAAGTTTTTGCAAGATGAAGCCTCTTATCAAGTACATCAACAAGAACTATTTTTTTAGCCGATGATAGATATAAAACTATGGTGGTAAGGAGACCGATGGGACCACTTCCTATTACCAGTACTTCATCCCCTGGTTTGAAGGATGATCTTCTTACTCCATGTACTGCAACTGCAAGAGGCTCAGTTAATACGGCTCTTTTTAAAGGAATATCATTTATTTTATAAACTTTGTGGGCTGGAATTTTTATATACTTCTGAAATCCGCCGTTGGTTTTTGTACATCCTATTACATCAAGGTTTTTGCATATGTTATATCTTCCGTGGGTGCAGTTATAACAGGTCCCACAGGTTAAACTCGGCTCTACTACAACAAAATCATTTACTTCTAAATTTTCTACATCCTTTCCCTTTTCAATTACTTTTCCTACAAACTCATGTCCTAAGACAATACCTGGTTTTACAAAAGGATGTTCTCCAAGATAGGCATGGAGGTCAGAGCCACAGATTCCCGCATAGATAACTTCAAGAAGAACCTCATTATCTTTAGGATGCTCTATAGGTGTTTCGATAAGTTCAAGTCTTCTTATATCTCTAAGAAGCCATCCCATATTTTTCATGGTAGATCCCCCTAAAGTTATTTATTAACGTTATTAGTTAAAGGTTATTACAATTAAAAGCTTTTTTCAAGGCATAGAATCATTCTTATATTGATCTTGTGACTGATTAGTCATATAATAGGTTAGATTTTAAGAAAGGGGGAATATTATGTTTATTCAAATCAAAGATCTCTCTAAGAGTTATCAGTTAGGACTAACTAAAATTAATGCTCTTAAAAGAGTTTCTATGGATCTTGAAAAGGGTAAAATCTATGTAATACTTGGGCCTTCAGGCTCTGGAAAGACCACTCTTCTTAATATTCTTGGAGGAATTGATAAACCTGATGAAGGGAAAGTTATAGTTGAGGAAGAAGATATAACTAATTACGGTGATAAAGAGTTAACTAACTATCGTAGAAGGAAACTTGGTTTTATCTTTCAATTTTATAATCTTGTGAATTCTCTAACGGTCTTAGAAAATGTACTTTCTACAAAATATCTCTCAGAGGATGGTTTAGATCCTAAAGAAGTACTTGAGATTGTGGGAATGTGGGAACATAAGGATAAATTTCCCTTTGAGCTTTCTGGAGGTGAACAGCAAAGAGTAGCTATAGCAAGGGCAGTAGTGAAAAATCCGGCTATAATTCTTTGTGATGAGCCTACTGGTGCTCTTGATTTTGAAAATGCGAAAAGAGTACTTAAACTCCTTGAGGATATAAATAAAAGATATGGTACCACAATTATAATTGCTACTCATAATACTGCTATCGCTAAGATGTCTCACAAGATTATAAGGCTAAGAAGTGGTGAGTTAGTTGAATATCAAGATAATCCATCTCCTGTACCTGCTGAGGAGGTGGTTTGGTAATGCTTAAGAAAATTCCCCTCAGAATAATGTGGAGGGATAAGTCTCATTTTTTAGGGATAATTTTTCTTGTGCTTTTTGCTTCTTTTGGCTATGCCCTATTTAGTATTCTTATTACAAATATTGATACCAATTATCAAAATTTTGTTGAAAAGTATAATCAAGAGAATTTCCACTTTACAACCTTCTTTCCTATAGATATAGAGGCTCTTGAGAAAAAATATAATGTGCTTATTGAGGAGAAGTTTACATGGGATTTTCAATATGGTGATAAAGTAATAAGGTTTTTTAATGTAACAGAGAAAGTAAATAAGCCTTTGATTCTTGAGGGAAGCCTTCCTAAGATAGGAGAAATTGCTGTAGATCCTAATTTCGCAGAGACCAATAAACTAAAGATAGGTGATGTAATCAACATAAATGGTATGGATTTTCATATTTCAGGATATGTAGCTCTTCCCGATTACATATATATAACTAAAAATGAAACTGATCTTCTTCCTGATCCCTTGCATTTTGGAATTGGAATAATGAATTTTGAAGATATGAAAAAGTTTTTGAGCAGTGTTGCCTATAGATATTACATGGTAAGAGGAAGTATTTCTGATCTTGATTCTTTTAAGACAGAGTTAAATTCTAAGTATACTCTTCTTTCTTTTGTGGAGAAGGATGAAAACTTTAGAATTAT
Coding sequences:
- a CDS encoding sugar kinase, yielding MELDVLTIGEILLEIMAKNIDQDFLSPGEFLGPYPSGAPAIFIDQVVKLGLKGGILGCVGEDDFGKNVFERLKRDGVETSLIKKTNQYITGIAFVTYFSNGERKFIFHLPHSAASNIYPEDITDDLIKNIKALHVMGCSLAIKDNVREAIEKAVALSYEYGKLISFDPNIRVELGLSKENMGQKHITKVKYIKLIPLR
- a CDS encoding zinc-dependent alcohol dehydrogenase encodes the protein MKNMGWLLRDIRRLELIETPIEHPKDNEVLLEVIYAGICGSDLHAYLGEHPFVKPGIVLGHEFVGKVIEKGKDVENLEVNDFVVVEPSLTCGTCYNCTHGRYNICKNLDVIGCTKTNGGFQKYIKIPAHKVYKINDIPLKRAVLTEPLAVAVHGVRRSSFKPGDEVLVIGSGPIGLLTTIVLYLSSAKKIVLVDVLDKRLHLAKTLCPGIITIKPEELNSNLFTQEGPDLVFECVGVDQTINMAIEYARKGTDIILMGVPKEISTAKLIYIQDRELNLKGSLMYTKDDYLIAIDLLRKNQLNYEALITHLYPFDKVSEAFEDILKYKEEYFKVIIDIKGE
- a CDS encoding ABC transporter ATP-binding protein is translated as MFIQIKDLSKSYQLGLTKINALKRVSMDLEKGKIYVILGPSGSGKTTLLNILGGIDKPDEGKVIVEEEDITNYGDKELTNYRRRKLGFIFQFYNLVNSLTVLENVLSTKYLSEDGLDPKEVLEIVGMWEHKDKFPFELSGGEQQRVAIARAVVKNPAIILCDEPTGALDFENAKRVLKLLEDINKRYGTTIIIATHNTAIAKMSHKIIRLRSGELVEYQDNPSPVPAEEVVW